In Acidianus brierleyi, one genomic interval encodes:
- a CDS encoding glycosyltransferase family 2 protein: MSFFLSILLLLSSIISSIWFVLQALYFSSKKIVEIGYDRNKKISIIIAIKDEEVDTIRDLIRNLSELDYDNYEVIIVSDDKQEIFEKYLSIPYPKNFKIVRREVPTGRKAGALNFGVNLSSGDFLVFLDAEARVDKDFLKHVSYLLKYNVISLRLKVRNAQGIGRIYSYFTDFSMSSLFRGRFMRGLYIFPNGSAFAIKKSILVNIGGWKENVVTEDLELGIRLALNNIRIYYFDEPSISILSPLNYYDLYMQIKRWAYGSGELFLDGLKLIKKGIKGLEGFLYVIQWGVYSLFLSIIILLSLLPYSINVYIFIISIIIYGFSLLIYSSKNPKEADLSGIIVVFAAMIGFIQGFFRVKFSWRVTPKIHSDNLTPNSVEILRYIFFIISIFDILLNKYSFFLIMFLLSITMFEL; the protein is encoded by the coding sequence ATGAGTTTTTTCTTAAGTATACTTTTGCTATTATCATCAATTATTTCTTCTATATGGTTTGTTTTACAGGCATTATATTTTTCCAGTAAGAAGATTGTTGAGATAGGATATGATAGAAATAAAAAAATATCCATAATAATAGCAATAAAAGACGAGGAAGTAGATACTATTAGAGATTTAATAAGGAACCTTTCTGAACTTGATTATGATAATTATGAGGTTATAATAGTTTCAGATGACAAACAGGAAATATTTGAAAAATATTTATCTATTCCATATCCAAAGAATTTTAAGATAGTAAGGAGAGAAGTGCCAACAGGGAGAAAAGCAGGTGCATTAAATTTTGGAGTAAATTTGAGCAGTGGAGATTTTTTAGTATTTCTTGATGCAGAAGCAAGAGTAGATAAAGATTTTTTGAAACATGTATCGTATTTACTAAAATATAACGTAATTTCATTAAGGTTGAAAGTTAGAAATGCTCAAGGTATAGGCAGAATATATTCATATTTCACTGATTTTTCAATGTCTTCATTATTCAGAGGTAGGTTCATGAGAGGGTTATATATATTTCCTAATGGCTCGGCGTTTGCTATAAAAAAATCTATTTTAGTTAATATAGGCGGATGGAAGGAAAATGTTGTTACAGAAGATCTTGAGCTAGGAATAAGATTAGCTCTTAATAATATACGAATATATTATTTTGATGAGCCATCGATATCTATCCTTTCGCCATTGAATTATTATGATTTATATATGCAGATAAAACGTTGGGCATATGGTTCAGGAGAGTTATTTTTAGATGGATTAAAATTAATTAAAAAAGGAATTAAGGGACTAGAAGGATTCCTCTATGTAATACAATGGGGCGTATATTCACTTTTTCTATCCATTATTATACTTTTATCCTTATTACCATATTCTATAAATGTATATATATTCATTATTTCAATCATTATTTATGGATTTTCGCTATTAATTTATTCATCCAAAAATCCGAAGGAAGCTGATTTAAGTGGGATAATAGTAGTATTTGCGGCGATGATTGGTTTTATCCAAGGGTTTTTTAGAGTTAAGTTCTCTTGGCGTGTTACCCCTAAGATACATAGTGATAATCTTACACCAAATTCTGTTGAGATTTTGAGATATATTTTCTTTATCATTTCTATATTTGATATTTTATTGAATAAATATTCATTTTTCTTGATAATGTTCTTGTTATCGATAACCATGTTTGAATTGTAA
- the ppa gene encoding inorganic diphosphatase: MKVGPGKNAPDSVNVFIEIPMGSNIKYEYDDEEEIVKVDRILYTSMFYPFNYGFVPGTLGEDGDPIDVLVISNYPFYPGTVVEARPIGMLYMRDEEGEDEKIIAVPKDKIDPSFSTIRDIEDLPQSIKDKINHFFDHYKELEPGKWVKTSGWGTVSVAKEKIKEAIERKMKE, encoded by the coding sequence ATGAAAGTTGGTCCAGGCAAAAACGCACCAGATAGTGTGAACGTATTTATAGAGATCCCTATGGGATCAAATATTAAATATGAATATGATGATGAAGAAGAAATTGTAAAAGTAGATAGAATACTTTATACTTCGATGTTTTATCCATTTAATTATGGATTTGTGCCAGGCACTTTAGGCGAAGATGGAGACCCAATTGATGTACTAGTAATAAGTAATTATCCATTTTATCCTGGAACAGTAGTAGAAGCTCGTCCAATTGGAATGCTATATATGAGAGATGAAGAAGGAGAGGACGAAAAAATAATAGCCGTTCCTAAGGATAAAATAGATCCAAGTTTCTCTACTATCAGAGATATAGAAGATCTTCCTCAATCTATTAAAGATAAAATAAATCATTTCTTTGACCATTATAAAGAACTAGAGCCAGGCAAATGGGTGAAAACTTCTGGTTGGGGCACAGTATCAGTAGCTAAGGAAAAAATAAAAGAGGCAATAGAGAGGAAAATGAAGGAATGA
- a CDS encoding 4-phosphopantoate--beta-alanine ligase, producing MDRTQPSKTWSLRDMIPKNHPRRESLLLREKLVEALENNILVPQGLIAHGRGECFDYLLGEKTQYFADDAEKVAAAMLLIAKNPVISVNGNMAALVPESIVKLSEVTNSKIEVNLFYRDEKRIDAISDVLIKNGAKNVLTEGNAVIPELFSERRRVNKEGIFSADVVLLAMEDGDRTEALIKMNKKVIAIDLNPLSRTSLTATITIIDNVIRAIPNIINYAMVLKKENPDELNYIISQYNNKKIISESMKFLSDRLAQLSKDL from the coding sequence ATGGATAGAACACAACCCAGCAAAACATGGAGCTTACGTGATATGATACCAAAGAATCATCCAAGGAGAGAGTCTTTACTACTTAGAGAAAAGTTAGTAGAAGCATTAGAAAACAATATATTAGTTCCACAAGGCTTAATAGCGCATGGAAGAGGAGAATGTTTTGATTACCTATTGGGAGAGAAGACTCAATATTTTGCTGACGATGCTGAGAAAGTAGCCGCAGCGATGTTATTAATAGCTAAAAATCCAGTAATATCTGTAAACGGAAATATGGCGGCTCTGGTGCCAGAAAGCATAGTTAAACTTTCTGAAGTAACAAATTCAAAAATAGAAGTAAATCTTTTCTATAGGGATGAGAAAAGAATAGACGCCATTTCAGACGTTCTGATTAAGAATGGAGCTAAAAATGTTTTAACTGAAGGTAATGCAGTTATTCCAGAATTGTTCAGTGAGAGAAGAAGAGTAAACAAAGAAGGAATATTTTCCGCAGATGTAGTACTTTTAGCTATGGAAGATGGAGATAGAACCGAGGCATTAATCAAAATGAACAAAAAAGTCATTGCAATTGATCTTAATCCTCTATCTAGGACATCTCTCACAGCTACTATTACAATAATTGACAACGTGATAAGAGCCATCCCTAATATAATAAATTATGCTATGGTATTGAAAAAAGAGAATCCAGATGAGCTAAACTATATTATATCTCAATATAATAATAAGAAAATTATATCAGAATCAATGAAATTTCTAAGTGATAGACTAGCTCAATTATCTAAAGATCTATAA
- a CDS encoding 4Fe-4S dicluster domain-containing protein — protein sequence MILDASIFSRALVSMDVSSLKKYMDEKEHEIVLGRATSMDGSVLKFLRPKIVTSKKRLDDGSILKFESRSENFSIITAASGATFEELINVLEKEDYYPAVFPLYPRGSVGGFIATNGSGFGSYKFGFPKFKKNIYENTEKDSRLTVVNYSELIESSTENQFAWSSLIIDGEKRYYIPILYKSFVKEKNNTVYTKDLIKSIFDKSLKIIKKGYIPICLRSTTLESLKEFPGMLYLGYEIRFNSPSKFFVMCGNIKEDELDKTFEFLKKHPNVLPFPSLREYDTIHKIIIEKYKKSVRIPKNFEKIKDKYIDASRCVNCGLCLESCTSFRITNNLIYSPLGKFNRMITGENNFEICFGCKECEDSCPEGINISQITEILPSLSTVKENVSISLEPVSFRIKDLEAKIDEKYKSQPPYLLFIGCSYKYDPMGVEGLLDFLLENGSKISTSARVRIIDNLCCGFDKYISGNIEGAKLDVSKIIEMKKKYGAKGVYFMCPEGLYVYNTLSGDRGILAFDVIRPFINIDFHAGCWAQKLGIKGSDKECAGLFFTAYKGQSIPLKRKDMLTICPFSTWKFGTRSVYSTFLKENTEKRDNNVQVSDTEIVEVMLTSLRESALESVDDIAEKVETWIVGGRNYFILLTIPIVRKRFTTDFRSNVLKNDNIKNFFKSLINDNVLLEEKIGRYIEAIQAENILTLVEELLKKILESSKLEFEARDLVSKKEFSDALLEILKKVIEEKVIRDLIGDIAFSS from the coding sequence TTGATCTTAGACGCATCAATATTTAGTAGAGCTCTAGTATCTATGGATGTTTCATCATTGAAAAAGTATATGGATGAAAAAGAGCATGAAATTGTATTAGGTAGAGCAACTTCTATGGACGGTAGTGTTTTGAAGTTTTTGAGGCCAAAAATAGTTACTTCTAAAAAAAGATTGGATGACGGTTCTATATTAAAATTTGAAAGCAGATCTGAAAATTTTTCCATAATTACTGCAGCGTCTGGCGCTACTTTTGAAGAATTAATAAATGTCTTAGAAAAGGAGGATTATTATCCAGCAGTATTCCCATTATATCCTAGGGGGAGTGTTGGCGGTTTTATTGCAACTAATGGCTCTGGATTCGGTAGTTATAAGTTTGGATTTCCAAAATTTAAGAAAAATATCTATGAAAATACTGAAAAAGACTCTAGACTTACTGTAGTTAATTATAGTGAGTTAATAGAATCATCCACCGAAAATCAATTTGCATGGTCTAGTTTAATCATAGATGGAGAAAAAAGATACTATATTCCTATTCTTTATAAGTCATTTGTTAAAGAAAAAAATAATACAGTATATACTAAAGATTTAATTAAATCTATTTTTGATAAATCTTTAAAAATTATAAAAAAAGGATATATTCCTATATGTTTAAGATCTACTACTTTAGAATCGCTTAAAGAATTTCCTGGGATGCTATATCTTGGATATGAAATACGTTTCAATAGTCCATCAAAATTTTTTGTCATGTGTGGAAATATAAAAGAGGACGAATTAGATAAAACGTTTGAATTTTTGAAGAAACATCCTAATGTTTTGCCTTTCCCATCTTTAAGAGAATATGATACTATTCATAAAATTATTATTGAAAAATATAAGAAATCTGTTAGAATACCTAAAAACTTTGAGAAAATAAAAGATAAATATATTGATGCGTCAAGATGTGTTAATTGTGGTTTATGTTTAGAAAGTTGTACTTCTTTTAGGATTACTAATAATCTAATTTACTCTCCATTAGGAAAATTCAATAGAATGATAACTGGAGAAAATAATTTTGAAATATGTTTTGGCTGTAAGGAATGCGAAGATTCATGTCCAGAAGGTATAAATATATCGCAAATAACTGAAATATTACCTTCTTTAAGCACCGTAAAAGAAAACGTTTCTATATCGCTAGAGCCGGTTAGTTTTAGAATAAAGGATTTAGAGGCAAAAATAGATGAAAAATATAAAAGTCAACCTCCTTATTTATTGTTTATAGGTTGTTCATACAAATATGATCCAATGGGAGTAGAAGGACTCTTAGATTTTCTCTTAGAAAACGGCAGTAAAATATCTACTTCAGCTAGAGTTAGAATTATAGATAATCTCTGTTGCGGTTTTGATAAATATATTTCAGGAAATATTGAAGGGGCAAAATTAGACGTATCAAAGATTATTGAGATGAAGAAAAAATATGGAGCTAAGGGAGTATACTTTATGTGTCCTGAAGGATTGTATGTTTATAATACGCTTAGTGGAGATAGAGGGATCTTAGCTTTCGATGTTATAAGGCCTTTCATTAATATTGATTTCCATGCAGGATGTTGGGCTCAGAAACTTGGCATTAAAGGTTCGGATAAAGAGTGTGCGGGATTATTTTTTACTGCTTATAAAGGGCAATCTATTCCATTAAAGAGGAAAGATATGCTAACTATATGTCCTTTCTCTACATGGAAATTTGGTACCAGATCTGTTTATTCTACATTTTTAAAAGAAAATACTGAAAAAAGAGATAATAATGTACAAGTTTCTGATACTGAAATTGTAGAGGTGATGTTAACATCACTAAGGGAGTCAGCATTAGAATCTGTTGATGATATAGCTGAAAAAGTTGAGACATGGATAGTAGGTGGTAGAAATTATTTTATATTGTTAACAATACCTATAGTAAGGAAAAGATTTACAACAGATTTTAGATCTAACGTACTAAAGAATGATAATATCAAAAATTTCTTTAAAAGTTTAATTAATGATAATGTTTTATTGGAAGAAAAAATTGGTAGATATATTGAGGCAATACAAGCAGAAAATATACTAACATTAGTAGAAGAATTATTAAAAAAGATTTTAGAATCTTCAAAACTGGAATTTGAGGCAAGAGATCTCGTATCTAAAAAGGAATTTTCTGATGCTCTATTAGAAATTCTAAAAAAAGTTATAGAAGAGAAAGTTATAAGGGATTTAATAGGGGATATAGCATTTTCAAGTTAG
- the thiD gene encoding bifunctional hydroxymethylpyrimidine kinase/phosphomethylpyrimidine kinase — translation MKKQVALSVAGIDTGNGAGVETDIKVFEILGVHGILAVSAITVQNTLGIKEIFPISSELLDSQISWLLSDFKVDSVKLGMLYNSAQFKVINDKLRQYKIVTDPVIYAKDGTQLINDIEDYKKYIIKNTTVLTPNAVEASILSGVKIESKNDQEIAAKKIYEIYGVPYVIIKGGHIKGDYSFDVLYDGKDFYEIGYRRISEKNTHGTGSVFASAIAAEIAKGNNIVDAIRIARDLLQGSIAYGLEIGKGIGPVDPFFLLKEIMKYEVLEDMVKFGDFIVNTQNFWKLIPEVQSNFAHSIDSNYVNSIDDIATFRGRIVKTWNNNVKVGFPAVFGNPTHTARLLFSIISKGYNANSLINIKYDEKIISLFKEIGYEVIEINRDLEPAHGENKTMQWIIEYIAANYGNIPKVIFDKGTKGKEAMIRFWTNSLEEMENSLGYICKSL, via the coding sequence ATGAAAAAGCAAGTAGCTCTTAGTGTTGCAGGTATAGATACTGGAAATGGAGCTGGTGTAGAAACTGATATTAAGGTATTTGAGATATTAGGCGTTCACGGAATCTTAGCAGTAAGTGCAATAACAGTTCAAAACACTCTAGGTATTAAGGAAATTTTTCCAATTTCTTCAGAACTTTTGGATTCTCAAATTTCTTGGTTATTGTCGGACTTTAAAGTAGATTCAGTTAAATTAGGCATGCTATATAATTCGGCTCAATTTAAAGTGATTAATGACAAGTTACGTCAATATAAAATAGTTACAGATCCTGTTATTTATGCAAAAGACGGTACTCAGCTAATTAATGATATAGAAGATTATAAAAAATACATTATTAAAAATACTACAGTTTTAACTCCAAATGCAGTAGAAGCTTCTATACTATCGGGAGTTAAAATAGAGAGTAAAAATGATCAAGAAATTGCAGCTAAAAAAATATACGAGATATATGGAGTACCATACGTAATAATAAAAGGCGGTCATATAAAAGGAGACTACAGCTTTGATGTTTTATATGACGGAAAGGATTTTTATGAAATAGGATATAGAAGAATTAGCGAAAAAAATACACATGGTACTGGTTCTGTTTTTGCATCTGCCATAGCTGCAGAGATCGCTAAAGGAAATAATATTGTAGATGCCATAAGAATCGCAAGAGATTTACTACAAGGATCTATAGCTTATGGTCTTGAGATAGGAAAGGGAATAGGACCAGTAGATCCTTTCTTCTTACTTAAAGAAATAATGAAATATGAGGTTCTAGAAGATATGGTAAAATTTGGCGATTTTATAGTGAATACGCAAAACTTTTGGAAGTTAATTCCAGAAGTTCAGTCTAATTTTGCACATTCTATAGATTCTAATTATGTTAATAGCATTGATGATATTGCTACTTTCAGAGGAAGAATAGTTAAGACATGGAATAATAATGTTAAAGTAGGATTTCCTGCTGTTTTCGGGAATCCTACACACACTGCTAGATTACTTTTTTCTATAATTTCTAAAGGATATAATGCTAACTCATTAATTAATATAAAATACGACGAGAAAATAATTTCTTTATTCAAAGAAATAGGATACGAAGTAATAGAAATTAACAGGGATTTAGAACCAGCTCACGGAGAAAATAAGACAATGCAATGGATAATAGAATACATAGCTGCGAATTACGGTAATATTCCTAAGGTAATATTCGATAAAGGGACAAAAGGCAAAGAAGCTATGATAAGATTTTGGACAAATAGCTTAGAAGAGATGGAAAATTCTTTAGGATATATATGCAAATCATTATGA
- a CDS encoding pantoate kinase: protein METHIPISISGIWYPEVYKEAKFSGSIGLSLVLEPYTIFEIRKSESPEVYINGLKINFPNLLILKKLGNLQIQGIAKVPLGYGYGLSASISLAYALGAYEIFNIKKNIALETAHESEVITNNGLGDIISQYYGGGLIYRKKPGAPNIGEIEIINVDWHKIFSKPIERLSTSSIIKPIKEAKMLIDEFLRERTLEKFFEVSRKFTELLGYSSPYPLSFRKKGLIVKMDKPEEGEWIEHNPAKHGAYVI, encoded by the coding sequence ATTGAGACACACATACCAATAAGTATTTCCGGTATATGGTATCCAGAAGTGTATAAAGAAGCTAAATTTTCTGGTTCAATAGGTCTTTCCCTCGTATTAGAACCTTATACTATTTTTGAAATAAGAAAATCTGAGTCACCAGAAGTATATATTAATGGATTAAAGATAAATTTCCCTAATTTATTAATATTAAAAAAACTTGGCAATCTGCAAATACAAGGTATAGCAAAAGTTCCATTAGGTTATGGCTACGGTTTAAGTGCGTCTATAAGTCTTGCATATGCTTTAGGAGCATACGAGATTTTTAATATAAAAAAGAATATAGCACTAGAAACTGCTCATGAAAGTGAAGTAATAACTAACAATGGCTTAGGTGATATTATATCTCAATATTATGGCGGAGGATTAATATATAGGAAAAAACCTGGTGCTCCAAATATTGGAGAGATTGAGATTATTAATGTTGATTGGCATAAAATATTTTCTAAACCTATAGAAAGGCTTTCAACTAGTTCTATAATAAAACCAATAAAAGAAGCAAAAATGCTTATTGATGAATTCCTAAGAGAAAGAACGCTTGAAAAATTTTTTGAAGTTTCCAGAAAATTTACAGAACTTTTAGGATATAGTTCGCCCTATCCTCTTTCTTTTAGGAAAAAAGGATTAATAGTAAAAATGGATAAACCAGAAGAGGGAGAATGGATAGAACACAACCCAGCAAAACATGGAGCTTACGTGATATGA
- a CDS encoding MoaD family protein, with the protein MLKVIIKYFAFMKDITGVSEEELSTECSDIDCLINDLEKKYGRKFSEYVKNGVNGIKVAILINGETNIRNISNGDEIAFLPPPAGGDVIRGKFDFLEEIRKFRETAPPEAGSLVVYLGFVKGLVDSHKVYELDYEAYETYTQRRINEIEKYIIDKYKDVINIKIIHAIDNMKPGDNVILIMCIGKGRKDAINAIGEAIELVKHTTGIWKLEIRDDGEYWVVAGNTRVKKNEKASSS; encoded by the coding sequence ATGTTGAAAGTAATTATAAAATACTTTGCCTTTATGAAAGATATTACTGGAGTTTCAGAGGAAGAATTATCTACTGAATGTAGTGATATAGATTGTCTAATAAACGACTTAGAAAAAAAGTACGGTAGGAAATTTTCTGAATATGTCAAAAATGGTGTAAACGGAATTAAGGTAGCCATTTTAATTAACGGTGAGACAAATATAAGAAATATAAGCAATGGCGACGAAATAGCGTTTCTTCCTCCGCCAGCAGGCGGAGATGTAATAAGAGGAAAATTCGATTTTTTAGAAGAAATAAGAAAATTTAGAGAAACTGCACCACCAGAAGCAGGTTCATTAGTTGTTTACTTGGGCTTCGTAAAGGGATTAGTAGATTCACATAAAGTTTATGAACTAGATTACGAAGCATATGAAACATATACACAAAGAAGAATTAATGAAATAGAAAAATATATTATAGATAAATATAAAGATGTAATAAATATAAAGATTATTCATGCAATTGATAACATGAAGCCTGGAGATAATGTGATATTGATAATGTGTATTGGGAAAGGTAGAAAAGATGCTATTAATGCTATAGGCGAAGCTATAGAATTAGTCAAACATACTACTGGAATATGGAAACTTGAAATAAGAGATGACGGAGAATATTGGGTAGTTGCAGGAAATACTAGAGTGAAGAAGAATGAAAAAGCAAGTAGCTCTTAG
- a CDS encoding HD domain-containing protein has product MQLEKLLISCKNLVRTGWMQKGIPPSIGETVASHSFEAAILAFTIASKLKDKGVNVNPDHAAVIALFHDVGESILGDFPKWTSEKINKRDVELEAFKELGVGVDLFIEFKEKKTLESNIAKLSDRLSTVLQAKRYIKLGYDAQEIANSYLDEINYLVSTEPLIKIKDFVNNIIEKNYE; this is encoded by the coding sequence ATGCAATTAGAAAAACTTCTTATATCGTGTAAAAATCTTGTAAGAACAGGTTGGATGCAAAAGGGTATTCCGCCTTCCATTGGAGAAACAGTAGCTTCGCATAGCTTTGAAGCGGCAATACTAGCTTTTACCATAGCTTCTAAACTAAAAGACAAAGGAGTTAATGTTAACCCTGATCATGCCGCTGTAATAGCCCTTTTTCACGACGTTGGAGAGAGTATTCTAGGAGATTTTCCAAAATGGACTTCTGAAAAAATAAATAAAAGAGATGTCGAACTAGAAGCTTTTAAGGAATTAGGAGTAGGAGTAGATCTATTTATAGAATTCAAGGAGAAAAAAACGTTAGAATCTAATATAGCTAAATTATCGGATAGACTATCTACTGTACTTCAGGCTAAGCGATATATAAAACTAGGATACGATGCTCAAGAAATAGCTAATAGTTATTTAGATGAAATAAACTATCTAGTTTCTACTGAGCCATTAATCAAGATTAAGGATTTTGTAAATAATATTATAGAAAAAAACTATGAATAA